A window from Dysidea avara chromosome 2, odDysAvar1.4, whole genome shotgun sequence encodes these proteins:
- the LOC136247092 gene encoding protein NLRC5-like: MIACLAKYSEIKREFDSCCFTGLYLLKCNFTEDVFGAIEWLHSFSKSHKPHVIMYLCDNAIPFPLVTNYLLLPVHPYSHCKMLLQDFGVSAAMVAAAIEKLTVTCKLAVQLGDNPLPIHICNVNNNKDNNICESLIQHCHKGTICVKGCLKSEWVTHWLSKLHLRRNFNVFHLKGLCSIGNFADNLSAVIGYSNMFSCLRLDTCDLKEVELTSIFRALKEKSSTLKRIEFSQIAIYGKAATKLASLISVSNALEYLNLSGCTVAEKDLTIIMAAMKDCKGLIYLDLSHNCITEQVSKAIAKYSIGNKSKLQHLYLSNCNLTEEGISVLAQSLQKVKKLQTLDFSGNVITATGAMNIATVLDSYSNLQTLLLSNCELCSVCIKPILHELLTKENLRQVDFGCNVINNNDSLNIAALVSNNPHLEHVDLSDCDLPTPTLIHITEMLAKNSCLKFLVLSGHKFTEVVSTNFALLVYQNVNLEHLSLSNCSIKDIKCFKSLQNLKSLRSLDFSFNVLNDEAAVTVAKVISNNASLSCMSLSKCALTDFGLMEILKSMKKHSYITNVDLSYNNGNYEVMLALAAVIYESNNLKTLCISNCNLQQEGFWAIIKALQQTVSLKYLDLNGNAVTNKVGNELVNLLSVTNTLEYANLSNCQLKEKMVLRICATLSNMTSLKCLNLGGCKLNSEAVSTIRNIIEQNVFLEHLILPKCCIECSQLISMLVVRPEAMKHISFGFNLSSSQPGATTISDGKCKLTRIEFIDFSSCNLQRAEISTICKIISTTRTLRHLNLSDNVGVAAETVAALTKIISKNVYLQHFDVSNCLIQNEDLKTIFRAFKYHVFLKFLDLRSSHVTDDVAVDVTTVIANNFALKHLKLSHISLHEKGFKVLIKYLNKVKCLQQLCLNQVDIADSEANVIADCIRQNDNISHLNMSACNISEAGISSILIELANMQSLKQFKLNDIIISDSSADRLCNVIDNQMELIHIEIARCKLQDTCFQKLMDVLPNSLKHLDVSGNFISDNVALNVASYLMGTFTITHFDLSKCALTEKGAQLVFGSLQSCDSLKYFDVSCNALSNEVSQTLSKVLCSNVALQFLNMCDCKLTETGSYFVVEALKGTTSLNHIDLRNNNIGFQSAITLAEVLIGNSQLECVMLEGTSLTEDGTASICKGLKDSRELRHLDLSCTNISDKTVTLFTSLFMNNKKMMYFGLPFTSLSDAALAIVLHSIATNVSVLETLNLSTCTINDTLANSLEAAIASNTMLKLLNLNKIYLSQKGFDILQQCFSIMYNLNSIVFDSVSLTASSVQSLASSLTNNSNLQFFNLENCTVAAGVLDIITNSLKRVRALQYLNLNFVPISDGDEVGIAAVIANNTNLEHLELAGCNISEAAIVKIFEALATNNNHLQCLNLSSNSISHHVSMCLGKLLERLMITNLMISKTQLQEEGFTAILNSVRNGPIHCIDLSFNKITYKSACCIADMTTSTSLLEQVDLSGCVLEKNCSCKDCFRF, from the coding sequence AATTAAAAGGGAGTTTGATTCGTGCTGTTTTACAGGCTTGTATTTGCTGAAGTGCAACTTCACTGAAGATGTTTTTGGAGCAATTGAATGGCTACATTCCTTTAGTAAAAGTCACAAACCTCATGTCATCATGTACCTGTGTGACAATGCTATTCCTTTTCCCCTTGTAACAAACTATCTTTTGCTTCCAGTACACCCTTATTCACATTGCAAAATGCTTTTACAGGATTTTGGTGTATCTGCAGCAATGGTTGCTGCTGCTATTGAGAAATTGACTGTAACTTGCAAATTAGCTGTACAGCTTGGTGATAACCCTTTACCTATCCATATATGCaatgtaaacaataataaagATAACAATATTTGTGAGTCTCTTATCCAACACTGTCATAAGGGTACTATCTGTGTTAAGGGTTGTCTAAAAAGTGAGTGGGTTACTCATTGGTTGAGCAAACTTCATTTAAGAAGAAATTTTAACGTGTTTCATCTTAAAGGTCTATGCAGTATTGGTAATTTTGCAGATAACCTAAGTGCCGTGATAGGTTACAGTAATATGTTCAGTTGTTTAAGGTTAGATACATGTGATCTGAAAGAGGTAGAACTGACCAGTATTTTTCGAGCTCTAAAAGAGAAATCAAGCACACTGAAACGTATTGAATTTAGTCAGATTGCAATTTATGGAAAGGCTGCCACTAAACTGGCCAGTCTAATCAGTGTTAGCAATGCACTGGAATACCTAAACTTATCTGGCtgtacagtagctgaaaagGATTTAACTATTATTATGGCTGCAATGAAAGATTGTAAAGGTCTAATCTACCTTGATTTAAGTCATAATTGTATCACTGAGCAAGTTTCCAAAGCTATAGCTAAGTATTCCATTGGAAATAAAAGCAAGTTGCAGCATTTGTATTTGTCAAACTGTAATTTGACTGAGGAAGGGATTTCAGTGCTTGCCCAAAGTCTTCAAAAAGTCAAAAAATTGCAGACACTTGATTTTAGTGGAAATGTAATCACAGCAACTGGAGCAATGAACATTGCTACGGTACTAGATAGCTACAGTAACTTACAAACTCTCTTATTAAGTAATTGTGAGCTGTGCAGTGTTTGTATAAAGCCAATTCTACATGAATTGCTTACAAAGGAAAATTTAAGACAAGTTGATTTTGGATGTAATGTGATTAACAATAATGATTCTTTAAACATTGCTGCCCTTGTTTCCAATAATCCGCATCTCGAACATGTAGACTTGTCTGACTGTGATCTTCCAACACCAACTTTGATTCACATTACTGAAAtgttggcaaaaaattcatgtTTAAAGTTCTTGGTTTTAAGTGGTCACAAGTTCACTGAAGTAGTCAGTACTAACTTTGCATTATTAGTTTATCAGAATGTTAATTTGGAACACTTAAGTTTGTCAAACTGTAGCATTAAAGACATAAAATGTTTTAAGAGTCTTCAAAACCTGAAATCGCTAAGGTCATTAGATTTTAGTTTTAATGTGCTTAATGATGAAGCAGCTGTTACAGTTGCTAAGGTAATCTCCAACAATGCTTCCTTAAGTTGTATGAGTCTCTCGAAGTGTGCTTTAACAGACTTTGGTCTTATGGAGATTTTGAAATCAATGAAAAAGCACTCCTATATCACTAATGTTGATTTGAGTTACAATAATGGTAACTACGAAGTGATGCTTGCATTGGCAGCAGTAATTTATGAAAGTAATAATTTAAAGACTCTGTGTATCTCAAATTGTAATTTGCAGCAGGAAGGATTCTGGGCAATCATAAAGGCTTTGCAACAAACTGTAAGTTTAAAATACCTAGATTTAAATGGTAATGCTGTTACCAATAAAGTAGGCAATGAATTAGTCAATCTTCTAAGTGTCACTAATACATTGGAGTATGCAAATCTTTCAAACTGTCAGCTAAAGGAAAAAATGGTTTTAAGAATTTGTGCTACTTTATCAAATATGACAAGTTTAAAGTGTCTTAACCTTGGGGGTTGTAAGCTAAATAGTGAAGCTGTGAGTACCATTCGAAACATAATAGAGCAAAATGTTTTCCTAGAACATTTAATTTTGCCTAAATGCTGTATTGAATGTTCACAATTGATCTCTATGTTGGTAGTCCGACCTGAAGCTATGAAGCATATTAGCTTTGGCTTTAACTTGTCATCTAGCCAACCTGGAGCTACCACAATAAGTGATGGAAAATGTAAGCTTACTAGGATTGAGTTTATTGATTTTTCTAGTTGTAATTTACAAAGAGCTGAAATTTCAACCATCTGTAAAATCATTTCCACTACAAGAACACTTAGACATCTAAATCTAAGTGACAATGTTGGTGTAGCTGCCGAAACTGTTGCTGCATTGACTAAAATCATAAGTAAAAATGTGTATCTTCAACACTTTGATGTATCTAATTGTCTTATACAGAATGAGGATCTGAAAACCATATTTCGAGCCTTCAAATATCATGTATTTTTGAAATTTCTTGATTTAAGATCTTCACATGTCACTGATGATGTGGCAGTTGACGTTACAACAGTAATTGCTAACAATTTTGCTCTAAAACATCTTAAGCTGTCTCATATTTCATTACACGAAAAAGGTTTTAAGGTGCTCATAAAGTATCTTAATAAGGTTAAATGTTTACAACAACTATGTCTAAATCAAGTTGACATTGCTGATAGTGAAGCAAATGTCATTGCTGATTGTATTAGACAAAATGATAATATTAGCCACCTAAATATGTCAGCATGTAATATTTCAGAAGCTGGAATTAGCTCCATTCTAATTGAACTAGCAAATATGCAGTCATTAAAACAGTTTAAACTCAATGACATCATTATTAGTGATTCCAGTGCTGATAGGCTTTGTAACGTCATTGACAaccagatggagttaattcatATTGAGATAGCTCGATGTAAACTTCAAGATACCTGCTTTCAAAAATTGATGGATGTTCTTCCTAATAGTTTAAAGCACTTGGATGTCTCTGGAAACTTTATTTCTGACAATGTTGCACTTAATGTTGCTAGTTATTTGATGGGGACATTTACCATTACGCATTTTGATCTCTCTAAATGTGCATTAACAGAAAAAGGAGCACAGCTTGTATTTGGATCTTTGCAATCTTGTGATTCCTTAAAGTACTTTGATGTATCTTGCAATGCATTATCAAATGAAGTCAGTCAAACATTGTCTAAGGTTCTGTGTAGCAACGTTGCCTTACAGTTTCTAAATATGTGTGATTGTAAATTAACTGAAACTGGTAGCTATTTTGTTGTAGAGGCATTGAAGGGTACGACCAGTCTAAACCACATTGATTTGCGTAACAATAACATAGGATTTCAGTCAGCAATCACGTTGGCGGAGGTGCTCATAGGTAATAGTCAACTGGAGTGTGTCATGTTGGAAGGGACCAGTTTAACAGAAGATGGGACTGCGAGTATTTGTAAAGGATTGAAAGACAGTAGGGAATTAAGACATCTAGATTTGAGCTGTACaaatatttcagacaaaacaGTTACACTGTTCACTTCATTATTTATGAACAATAAGAAAATGATGTATTTTGGCTTGCCATTTACAAGCCTCTCTGATGCTGCACTTGCTATAGTCCTACATTCTATTGCAACCAATGTTAGTGTTTTGGAGACATTGAATTTGTCCACATGTACTATTAATGATACTTTGGCTAATAGTTTAGAAGCTGCTATTGCTAGTAACACAATGCTAAAGCTATTAAATTTGAATAAAATATATTTATCTCAGAAGGGATTTGACATTTTGCAGCAGTGCTTCTCAATTATGTACAATTTAAACAGTATTGTATTTGatagtgtcagtttaacagctTCAAGTGTTCAGTCACTGGCATCTAGTCTAACTAACAATAGCAATCTTCAGTTTTTCAACTTAGAAAACTGCACTGTTGCAGCTGGGGTACTTGACATAATCACTAATTCACTTAAACGTGTCAGAGCATTACAATACCTAAACCTCAACTTTGTTCCAATAAGTGATGGAGATGAAGTTGGAATAGCTGCAGTGATAGCCAACAACACCAATTTAGAACACCTTGAGCTAGCTGGCTGCAACATATCAGAAGCAGCTATTGTGAAAATATTCGAGGCACTTGCGACTAACAATAACCATCTACAATGTCTAAATTTAAGCTCTAACAGTATTTCTCATCATGTAAGTATGTGTTTGGGAAAGTTGCTGGAACGATTGATGATAACAAATTTGATGATATCTAAAACTCAATTGCAAGAGGAAGGGTTTACTGCCATCCTTAATAGTGTTCGAAATGGGCCTATTCACTGTATTGATTTAAGTTTTAATAAGATTACATACAAGTCAGCCTGTTGTATAGCAGATATGACTACTTCCACCAGTCTTCTGGAGCAAGTAGATTTGTCTGGTTGTGTTTTAGAAAAAAACTGCAGCTGCAAAGATTGCTTCCGCTTTTAA